In one window of Balaenoptera musculus isolate JJ_BM4_2016_0621 chromosome 10, mBalMus1.pri.v3, whole genome shotgun sequence DNA:
- the UBE2N gene encoding ubiquitin-conjugating enzyme E2 N, translated as MAGLPRRIIKETQRLLAEPVPGIKAEPDESNARYFHVVIAGPQDSPFEGGTFKLELFLPEEYPMAAPKVRFMTKIYHPNVDKLGRICLDILKDKWSPALQIRTVLLSIQALLSAPNPDDPLANDVAEQWKTNEAQAIETARAWTRLYAMNNI; from the exons GAAACCCAGCGTTTGCTGGCAGAGCCAGTTCCCGGCATTAAAGCAGAACCAGATGAGAGCAACGCCCGTTATTTTCATGTGGTCATTGCTGGCCCTCAGGATTCCCCCTTTGAGGGAGGGACTTTTAAACTTGAACTCTTCCTTCCAGAAGAATACCCAATGGCAGCCCCTAAAGTACGTTTCATGACCAAAATTTATCATCCTAATGTAGACAAGTTGGGAAGAATATGTTTAGATATTTTGAAAG ATAAGTGGTCCCCAGCACTGCAGATCCGCACAGTTCTGCTATCGATCCAGGCTTTGTTAAGTGCTCCCAATCCAGATGATCCATTAGCAAATGACGTAGCGGAGCAGTGGAAGACCAACGAAGCCCAAGCCATAGAAACAG CTAGAGCATGGACTAGGCTATATGCCATGAATAATATTTAA